The segment CTAGCTGGTTCTATGCTCAAATACCTCCATGTACTAAGGAAGCAACTTCACAATACTTTTCCTGTAACGATGACAGCTCTGTGAAAGGTAATATCACAGCATAAATAGCCTATATCTTCCAAAAATAGGAACATTGAGGTGTATGACCTTGTATACAGGAATGTTGATGCTCCAGAAGTCACTGGAAGTATTTCCTTTTTGAAGAAAATTTTCAATTCTATTTCACACACTTCTTTTCAACACCTGTCATTCCCCAGCAGAAAAAATGTACAGGTAAAGTCAAGCCACAAGTAAAGCATCTGCCTAGTACTTAAGTTATAATTACAGCTTTACAAAAAGAGACTTACTTGGGGAAATCAAGTTAAGAGCAGTTTCTTTAGAATGGCATTCATGTAACCATGCCTAGGAAGTTTAGTGTCCTAAAGTCAAACAACAACACAACTACATTGCTCCCTTCAATAATAGCCTAAGCATTTTTCagtattaaacaaaagaaacattcaAATTCCAATACTTGAGCTAACAATGCTTAGTACAAGAACTAAGTGCTAAATTACCAGCAGTGTGTCCACAACAGATACAAATTTAACAGCAAACAGTATGGAActggatttttaattttaaagtggTTAGAAGTGTATCACACTCCAAAATACATGCAATCCTTTGtgaattcaatatttttttattaaaaagattaaaaataaaacatttgacaCCCTAATATACATAAAGTCACAATAAACTCAGATGTGCTAAAAGCAAAATGTGCATAAAACACTCATTTCTAAAAGGCACCCTGCCACCAATATTTTCAATGTTTGTCTAATTCCAACTGATCTCTAGTTTACTCTTCCTTCACTGAAGGCAAGATTCTAGACCactaaataataaaaattctaACCACACCAATCCCTTTCAGGGATCTTTACTATCACTATAACTCTTAAAATTGTGCATGCACACTTAAGTCCTATACCTCTCATTGAGTTAACCACCAAGATATAAAATGTACAAGGGCTTTTTCTTAATAGAAAAAGGGAGTGATATTTGGGCCATTTATAAGGGCCAAGAGAAAGAGACAAGGCTGTGAAATACTGCTGTGCATCCACCAAAGAGCTTTGCTacaaaaaaatctcttttcctcCCTACCCACCCTCACACCCCAAACTCTCCTAAACAATCCAATTGTTACAAAACATCTCACACACAAATAGATGAAATGTTAACACATTTAACAATTAACCTGTCAGGGTCTGACAGTGTAAGAGTGCCATCTATGCAGTCCCGATATACAGTAATGTTAGACACACAAATGCACCCTCTGAAAGCCCCTGTCCATTCCAATGGCTGTAAGGAGAACACAGTGCTCAAGTATTCTCCCATTATTAGGTAGATCTTTGTTGATTCCTGTATAGTTTCTTTATTTACCAAGGTCTCCACATAGATTTGGAAAAGCTAGGTGAAGGCATGTTGTGTGTCCTGGAGCTGTCCAGTCCAGCTGGGGAGGCCGGGCTTTGCTCAGCCTCTGTCTCTTCCAGATCTGAGCAGGTCTCTTCactggaggaaggggaaagaagagcTGAAGGGGGGCTGGCCaggctcagagcagcaggggacACCCCCGTTGGCTGGGAGAGCCCCTCACTGCCAGGCCAGGGGCTGATGGAGGGTTCTGACAAAACATCCGCGATCAAGTCCTGGAAACTGCCTTCGTTGAGTGGCATGGACTCCAGCAGGTGGTTCAGCAGCTCGGCAGCGACGGTGGAATCAATCCCCGGGCAGTTGGAGACGAAGGTATGAACTTCATGCATGCACTGAATGTACCCGGCTGCAAACCGCTCGCTAGCCTCCCGGTGCAGCTTGTCACTTTCtgcagcagccgcagcagcaaCACCCATAGGGAAACACACATAGCTGGagtcaaagggggggggggagccccttccctccccccagcacccctgttCTCTGGCCAtgccaacccctcccccttcACAGCACGGCTGGCACGTCACTTCTCGGGATGCTGCAGCCCCCTCGTCAGAGggaagctgccccccccccccccgcatctcccGTGCCCGAGGGGGACTCACCGAGAGACCGGCTCTGCAGCACGCCCTGCACCCGCTTCACCGTCAGCTCCAGCACCTCGGCGTTCTCCATCTTCGCCTGAAACTGCCCGCCGGGGCGCGGCGAGAGAGGACAGCGATCAGCCCCGCGCCAGGGCCCCCCGGCTCCCGGCGCGGCGCCCCCGCTCCCGCGCCCTTGCCGCAGCCCTACCTCCGTGTCGGCCAGGATGAGCCGCAGCTCCTGCAGGCTCTCGTTAATCCGCGCTCGCCGCTTCTTCTCCACCAGCGGCTTCCTGGCctagggaaggagaaggggaaacaCACATTGCACCGACTGCCGCATGCCCCCTGAGGCCAGGCCGCGGCTCCAGTGCCCCCTCCGGGGGTCCTGCAGCCCCTACCCCCCTCCGGGGGTCCTGCAGCCtctaccccccttcccccccggggGTCCTGCCTGGGACCCCTTCGGGTCCGGCTCACCTTCCTGTCCCCCCCTCTCGCGTCACAGAAATCCTCCTCCTCCCGGCTGGGCCGGCTCTTGCTGGGCCGAGAGGACGGGGCCATGGCAGAGCGCGGCGCAGACACCACGGGCtgggggggaggatgggggaggggcgcagGAGGCAGCAGCTGGCAAGCGGTGCACAGGGGCGGCCTTCTGCACCAGCCGGCCCGCGAGCGTCCCCACggccctctcccccgccccctcctggcgCCGCCACTCCCCGGCCCTACTTATAGCCTCTGATTTGCATGTCAATGAGCCCATTGGTCACGCCGAGCCGGGAGAAGCTTCAGCGTTAGGCAAACTGACCAATGAGAGACGGGCGCTTTGTCTATCCAGGGGCGCTCTGAGCCTCCGCCAGTGCagcgggaggggggtgagagggcTGGGGTAGGGCAGGATGCCCCAGGCTGGATGGTGTTGGTTGGGGTCCTTccctgcctgtttttttttttttttttttttgtctcctgtGTACTGGGACTCACTTAGCCGTGTTTGTCTCGGTGTATTGGGAACACACAGAGAGTCCGGCTGTACCCAGGGTTCAATCTCAACTCTAGGGGAGTGGTGCTGGGCTGTAATCCCCGCCCAGGGCTCTAAGGGAGGCTCAGACGTGTGATAAGGGATGGGAACACTGGCACCAATTCACATgtttcatgggggagggggcaatttCCAGTTCCCACCCCATCTACATGGACCTCCGGTCTCCCTGGGCCAGGGATTCTTCCCTCTCTTACCTGAACACTGCATGATCTGGTGCTGCCAGGAGTCAAGTTCTTGGTAGACTCCTCTGTGCTCCACCCAACTGGAATAGACTCCTGATGCAACACCCTTTGGCCCCGATGCCCGTCTGTCTGGACAGAGCAGAGAGTGACCGGGCCACGTTTGAGTGATGATGTGACCTCGTGCCCCAGGTTGCAATCCCACTCCCTGAAATTTGCCCCACCCACCGTTCCATCTGGCCAGAAAGGTGACCCAGTCAACTTAATGGGATTGGCACCATGCAGCTCCAGCAATGCTCCAGACCAGACCAGTAGCAGCTGTACTGATTTAGTATGGGACCACTGTTTAAAAATGGGCCATTGGGGGCCTTCCCAGGTCTGAAGTCTATGGAACTTTGAGCAAATGCaaaaacatgggggggggggggaagcattaCTCCCCCATGTCCAGTAATTGGCACCATTAGCTGAGAAATGTAGAAAGTAGGACAGTGAAAAGTTTATGTGCACCACTTTCCATGTGTACCTTTTGGACAGTGTAGTATCTATGATATATGTTACACTCACTGCTTCACATATGTAGGGCTAATACCTGATACTCCACTCTAAATAAAGTgaaaca is part of the Chelonia mydas isolate rCheMyd1 chromosome 9, rCheMyd1.pri.v2, whole genome shotgun sequence genome and harbors:
- the LOC114020111 gene encoding transcription cofactor HES-6 isoform X1, whose amino-acid sequence is MAPSSRPSKSRPSREEEDFCDARGGDRKARKPLVEKKRRARINESLQELRLILADTEVGLRQGRGSGGAAPGAGGPWRGADRCPLSPRPGGQFQAKMENAEVLELTVKRVQGVLQSRSLESDKLHREASERFAAGYIQCMHEVHTFVSNCPGIDSTVAAELLNHLLESMPLNEGSFQDLIADVLSEPSISPWPGSEGLSQPTGVSPAALSLASPPSALLSPSSSEETCSDLEETEAEQSPASPAGLDSSRTHNMPSPSFSKSMWRPW
- the LOC114020111 gene encoding transcription cofactor HES-6 isoform X2, whose translation is MAPSSRPSKSRPSREEEDFCDARGGDRKARKPLVEKKRRARINESLQELRLILADTEFQAKMENAEVLELTVKRVQGVLQSRSLESDKLHREASERFAAGYIQCMHEVHTFVSNCPGIDSTVAAELLNHLLESMPLNEGSFQDLIADVLSEPSISPWPGSEGLSQPTGVSPAALSLASPPSALLSPSSSEETCSDLEETEAEQSPASPAGLDSSRTHNMPSPSFSKSMWRPW